A genome region from Sphingobacteriaceae bacterium GW460-11-11-14-LB5 includes the following:
- a CDS encoding DUF1572 domain-containing protein → MKRSEFIANRLREVLLNGYWIANTNYKDQLLSITWQQATHQIADLNTIAALTYHINYYLLGILNVFKGGLLEIKDQYSFDLPPIQSEADWKKLVEAFLANSAAFADEVAQIPDEKLDEIFVNEKYGTYLRNIEGVIEHSYYHFGQIVLIKKLILAAEK, encoded by the coding sequence ATGAAAAGATCTGAGTTTATTGCAAACCGCCTGAGAGAAGTTTTATTAAACGGATATTGGATTGCCAATACCAACTACAAAGACCAGTTATTAAGTATTACCTGGCAACAGGCTACACATCAGATAGCAGATTTAAATACCATTGCGGCTTTAACCTACCACATTAATTATTACCTGCTTGGCATTTTAAATGTATTTAAAGGCGGCTTGCTCGAAATTAAAGATCAATATAGTTTCGACCTTCCGCCAATACAATCAGAAGCGGATTGGAAAAAACTGGTGGAAGCGTTTTTGGCAAATTCGGCAGCTTTCGCTGATGAAGTAGCACAAATTCCTGATGAAAAATTAGATGAAATATTTGTAAATGAAAAGTATGGCACCTATCTGCGCAATATAGAAGGCGTAATTGAGCATAGCTATTACCATTTTGGACAAATTGTACTCATCAAAAAATTGATCTTGGCAGCAGAAAAATAA